A genomic segment from Biomphalaria glabrata chromosome 16, xgBioGlab47.1, whole genome shotgun sequence encodes:
- the LOC106069499 gene encoding sensorin-A-like isoform X1, translating to MVVDFGNFKMSSNRTSKVHFLPVVLLVLVTCCAMMDLASAHKYRVGYLFGKRGIESPSTSLIDIVSNDMKTKQELESLILKKPELLSELITILDRNDDGYITATDLII from the exons AAATTTCAAAATGTCCAGCAACAGAACGTCCAAAGTCCACTTTCTTCCGGTAGTCCTTCTTGTCCTGGTCACGTGCTGCGCCATGATGGACCTGGCTTCTGCCCACAAATATCGAGTCGGCTATTTGTTTGGAAAACGAGGAATCGAATCACCGAGCACAAGTCTTATTGATATAGTATCAAA tgACATGAAAACAAAGCAAGAACTGGAATCTCTAATATTAAAGAAACCAGAACTATTATCAGAATTAATAACGATCTTAGACCGCAATG ATGATGGATACATAACAGCTACAGACTTAATTATCTGA
- the LOC106069499 gene encoding sensorin-A-like isoform X2 has protein sequence MSSNRTSKVHFLPVVLLVLVTCCAMMDLASAHKYRVGYLFGKRGIESPSTSLIDIVSNDMKTKQELESLILKKPELLSELITILDRNDDGYITATDLII, from the exons ATGTCCAGCAACAGAACGTCCAAAGTCCACTTTCTTCCGGTAGTCCTTCTTGTCCTGGTCACGTGCTGCGCCATGATGGACCTGGCTTCTGCCCACAAATATCGAGTCGGCTATTTGTTTGGAAAACGAGGAATCGAATCACCGAGCACAAGTCTTATTGATATAGTATCAAA tgACATGAAAACAAAGCAAGAACTGGAATCTCTAATATTAAAGAAACCAGAACTATTATCAGAATTAATAACGATCTTAGACCGCAATG ATGATGGATACATAACAGCTACAGACTTAATTATCTGA
- the LOC129923454 gene encoding involucrin-like → MDKENRVHIDKETRVHIDKETRVHIDKETRVHIDKETRVHIDKETRVHIDKETNVYIDKETRVYIDKETRVHIDKETRVHIDKETRVHIDKETLVHIDKETNVYIDKETLVHIDKETRVHIDKETNVHIDKETRGHIDKKTRVHIDKETNVYIDKETRVHIDKETRVHIDKETRLHIDKDTRVHIDKDTRVHIDKETRVHIDKENNVYIDKETNVYIDKETRVHIKQGDSCAHKTRRLVCTYN, encoded by the coding sequence ATGGACAAAGAGAACCGTGTTCATATTGACAAGGAGACTCGTGTGCATATTGACAAGGAGACTCGTGTGCACATAGACAAGGAGACTCGTGTGCACATTGACAAGGAGACTCGTGTGCACATAGACAAGGAGACTCGTGTGCACATAGACAAGGAGACTAATGTGTACATAGACAAGGAGACTCGTGTGTATATTGACAAGGAGACTCGTGTGCACATAGACAAGGAGACTCGTGTGCACATTGACAAGGAGACTCGTGTGCACATAGACAAGGAGACTCTTGTGCACATAGACAAGGAGACTAATGTGTACATAGACAAGGAGACTCTTGTGCACATAGACAAGGAGACTCGTGTGCATATTGACAAGGAGACTAATGTGCACATAGACAAGGAGACTCGTGGGCATATTGACAAGAAGACTCGTGTGCACATAGACAAGGAGACTAATGTGTACATAGACAAGGAGACTCGTGTGCACATAGACAAGGAGACTCGTGTGCACATAGACAAGGAGACTCGTCTACACATAGACAAGGACACTCGTGTACACATAGACAAGGACACTCGTGTGCACATTGACAAGGAGACTCGTGTGCACATAGACAAGGAGAATAATGTGTACATAGACAAGGAGACTAATGTGTACATAGACAAGGAGACTCGCGTGCACATAAAACAAGGAGACTCGTGTGCACATAAAACAAGGAGACTCGTGTGCACATacaattag